The sequence TCGGCGTTGCAGGCGCTGCCTCGCGCCTGGATCGACGCCACGCGTTACCGGCGCCTGCTGGAGGGGTTGCTGGAGTACGTGATGCTCGCCCAGGCGCCTGCGCGGGTGCTGCTGGGCTTCACCTGCCGGCCCCATCTGCGGGGTTTGCTGCGCCTGTCCATCGAGCTCACCCCATGGCCCGTGGCCGAGGACGGCAGCGCCGCACCGGAAGCGGCCTGGGCCCATGCCCACGTCCAGCAGTTGCTGGCCGGCTTCGAGGCGCAAAGCCGGATCGAAGGCACCGGCGACGCCAGGACCCTGAAGGTGGAACTGAACCTGCCGGTGGCGCTGGACCCCTGAGCCACCCGGCAACTCCCCATTCCCCCACGGACGAACGCCCGGCCGAACTGGCCCGGCTCAGCAGTTGGGTCGCTCAACCCAACTCGCCGATCTTCTCCAGCCTCGCCCTCACGATGTTGCGGCTGATGCCCAGCAGCCGGCCTGTCTGCAGCTGGTTGCCGTGGCAGAACCGGTAGGCGGAACGGAAGATGGTTTCCTCGATGTACTCGTAGAGGTCCGGCAGGTTCTTCTCGAACAGCTCGTTGAGCACCGCATCGAGGGCTGCGGGCCCCGTCACGCTGGCTGTCGGTCCTGCAAGGCGTTCCTCGTGGCGCGGGACCTGGGGGCGCATGTCCAGCAGGTGCAGGTCGCCGGGCTGTACCTGCTCGTTGCGGCACACCAGCAGTGCGTGGTGGATGGCGTTCTCCAGCTCGCGGATGTTGCCCGGCCAACTGTGGGCCAGCAGCGCACGCTCGGCGTCCGAGGTCAGGCTGGCGCGGTTGTAGCCCAGGCGCTGGCAGTGCTCCTGGATGAAGAATTCGGCAAGCGGCAGGATGTCCCCCGGCCGTTCGCGCAGCGGCGGCAGGCGCAGGGTCGCCACGTGCAGGCGGTAGAACAGGTCCTCGCGGAAGTGCCCGGCCACCACGGCATCGGCCAGGTTGACGTTGGTGGCCGCCACCAGCCGCACATTGATGGGGATCGGCGTACGCGAGCCCAGGCGCACCACTTCGCGCTCCTGCAGCACGCGCAGCAGTTTCACCTGCATGGACAGCGGCAGGTCGCCGATTTCATCGAGGAACAGCGTGCCGCCATTGGCGGCCTCGAACCAACCGGCCTTGCTGCTGGTGGCGCCGGTGAACGCGCCCTTCTCGTGGCCGAACAGTTCGCTTTCCACCAGGGTCTCGGCGAAGGCGCCGCAGTTGACCGCCACGAAGGGTTCCTTGCTGCGGCGGCTGAGGTGGTGGATATGCCGGGCGACCAGCTCCTTGCCGGTGCCGGTCTCGCCGATGATCAGCGCATTGGCCTCACTGGGCGCTACTCGCTCGATCCGGCTGAGCAGCTCCTGGGAGCGCGGGTCCTTGAAAACCAGCACGGTCGCGCGGACCGACTTGGTCAGCTCGCGGGCATTGGGGTGAGTGAGCAGTGACATCTCGAATTCCTTGCGTCCTGATGCGCCCGGGCATCTTGCATCAAGCCTTTTAGATAATTAAGGAATCAATATTAATTTATTAATTCCTATAAGAAATATAAACACCTGCATCATCAAGGATTGCTGAACCGGCAGCAGCCCTGCAGCACCGCTGCTGGAAACCCAGCACAGACCAAGCACCCTTCCTGACACCTCGCGTCGGCCTGGAGAGGCCGGCGTTCCTGGGCTGCAGGGTGCCTGGGGATTCCCTGGCATGCATTTCGCTCCTTTCCTCCGCAAATGCCGGACCAACTGGCAGGAACTGGAAAGGAGAACTCCCATGAAAAATCCATGGCGCACAGGCTTGGCGGCGCTCGCCGCACTCTTCGCCGTCGGCCAGGCCCTCGCAGCCGAGGCACCGGCCTCGGTGAAGATCGCCATCGTTGCCTACACCCAGGGTGGCAAGCCGGTGTTCGGCGGCATCCCGGGACGGGTGATCGAGGAAGGCTGGCTGGAGCGGGAACTCGCCACCCGTGGCGTGAAGCTCGACTGGATCGCCCTGCCCCACGCCGGCGCCGGCCCGCAGATCAACGAGGGCTTCACCAACAACAGCATCGACTTCGCCGTGCGCGGCGACCTGCCCTCGGTCATCGGTGGCGCCGGTGGCGTGCCGGGCAAGCTGGTGGTTCCCGGCGGCAGCGGCAACAACGTCTACCTGGTGGTGCCGGCCACCTCCAAGGTGCAGAGCATCGAGGAACTCAAGGGCAAGCGCCTGGCGCTGCATCGCGGACGCCCCTGGGAATTCGCCTTCAGCAACTACCTGGCGAGCGAGGGCCTCAAGCTCGGCGACTTCAAGGTCGCCAACCTCAACCCGCAGGTCGGCGCCGCGGCGGTTTCCGCCGGCAAGGTGGATGCGGCCGTGCTGCTCAGCGAGTCCTACCTGCTGGAAGACAAGGGCGTGGGCCGGATCATCTGGTCCACCAAGCAGGGCGACAACAGCTGGCGCCTGATCTCCGATCTCTGGGGTACCGACGACTTCATCCAGAAGCATCCAGACATCACCCAGCTGCTGGCCACC is a genomic window of Pseudomonas resinovorans NBRC 106553 containing:
- a CDS encoding sigma-54-dependent Fis family transcriptional regulator encodes the protein MSLLTHPNARELTKSVRATVLVFKDPRSQELLSRIERVAPSEANALIIGETGTGKELVARHIHHLSRRSKEPFVAVNCGAFAETLVESELFGHEKGAFTGATSSKAGWFEAANGGTLFLDEIGDLPLSMQVKLLRVLQEREVVRLGSRTPIPINVRLVAATNVNLADAVVAGHFREDLFYRLHVATLRLPPLRERPGDILPLAEFFIQEHCQRLGYNRASLTSDAERALLAHSWPGNIRELENAIHHALLVCRNEQVQPGDLHLLDMRPQVPRHEERLAGPTASVTGPAALDAVLNELFEKNLPDLYEYIEETIFRSAYRFCHGNQLQTGRLLGISRNIVRARLEKIGELG
- a CDS encoding ABC transporter substrate-binding protein, which gives rise to MKNPWRTGLAALAALFAVGQALAAEAPASVKIAIVAYTQGGKPVFGGIPGRVIEEGWLERELATRGVKLDWIALPHAGAGPQINEGFTNNSIDFAVRGDLPSVIGGAGGVPGKLVVPGGSGNNVYLVVPATSKVQSIEELKGKRLALHRGRPWEFAFSNYLASEGLKLGDFKVANLNPQVGAAAVSAGKVDAAVLLSESYLLEDKGVGRIIWSTKQGDNSWRLISDLWGTDDFIQKHPDITQLLATAWVKAAWWISQDENRDAYYQLSSRAGTPESVLRRDDQDDPVSWKDRWAPKSDAQLNAHYRALTRYALDNKLIRKDFDITQSFATGFTNQAILDLKLENYWPSLNNQVTASH